One genomic segment of Ricinus communis isolate WT05 ecotype wild-type chromosome 3, ASM1957865v1, whole genome shotgun sequence includes these proteins:
- the LOC8259046 gene encoding sucrose synthase, whose protein sequence is MAERVITRVHSIRERLDETLAANRNEIVALLTRIEGKGKGILQHHQIIAEFEAIPEDIRKNLLDSVFGEVLRSTQEAIVLPPWVALAVRPRPGVWEYIRVNVHALVVEELRVAEYLHFKEELVDGSQNGNFVLELDFEPFNASFPRPTLSKYIGNGVEFLNRHLSAKLFHDKESLHPLLEFLKVHCHKGKNMMLNDRIQNLNSLQYVLRKAEEYLVTLPAKTPYSEFEHKFQEIGLERGWGDTAERVLEMIRLLLDLLEAPDPCTLETFLGRIPMVFNVVIMSPHGYFAQDNVLGYPDTGGQVVYILDQVRALETEMLQRIKQQGLDITPRILIITRLLPDAVGTTCGQRLEKVFGTEHSDILRIPFRTEKGIVRKWISRFEVWPYLETYTEDVATEIGKEFQGKPDLIIGNYSDGNIVASLLAHKLGVTECTIAHALEKTKYPESDIYWKKLDDKYHFSCQFTADLIAMNHTDFIITSTFQEIAGSKDTVGQYESHTAFTLPGLYRVVHGIDVFDPKFNIVSPGADESIYYPYTDTKRRLTSFHPEIEELLYSPVENEEHLCVLKDRSKPIIFTMARMDRVKNLTGLVEWYGKNAKLRELANLVVVGGDRRKESKDLEEQAEMKKMHGLIEKYNLNGQFRWISSQMNRVRNGELYRCICDTKGVFVQPALYEAFGLTVVESMSCGLPTFATCNGGPAEIIVHGKSGFNIDPYHGDQAAELLVEFFEKCKADPCVWDEISKGGLQRIQEKYTWQIYSQRLLTLTGVYGFWKHVSKLDRRESRRYLEMFYALKYKKLADSVPLTVE, encoded by the exons ATGGCTGAACGTGTTATCACTCGCGTTCACAGCATCCGTGAACGTTTGGATGAGACACTTGCTGCTAACCGCAATGAGATTGTGGCCTTACTTACAAG AATTGAAGGTAAGGGAAAAGGAATCCTTCAACACCACCAGATCATTGCTGAATTTGAAGCAATTCCTGAAGATATTAGGAAGAATCTATTGGATAGTGTATTTGGTGAAGTGTTGAGATCAACACAG GAAGCAATTGTTCTGCCTCCTTGGGTTGCCCTGGCTGTGCGCCCAAGGCCTGGTGTTTGGGAATATATCAGAGTGAATGTCCATGCTCTTGTTGTTGAGGAGCTGCGTGTTGCCGAGTATCTTCATTTCAAGGAGGAACTTGTTGATGGAAG CCAAAATGGCAACTTTGTGCTTGAGTTGGACTTTGAACCATTTAATGCATCTTTCCCTCGCCCAACACTTTCCAAGTACATTGGTAATGGTGTTGAGTTCCTCAACCGTCACCTTTCCGCTAAATTGTTCCATGACAAAGAGAGCTTGCATCCTCTGCTTGAATTTCTGAAGGTCCACTGCCACAAGGGAAAG AACATGATGTTGAATGACAGAATCCAGAACTTGAATTCCTTGCAATATGTTCTGAGGAAGGCAGAGGAGTATCTCGTTACATTGCCAGCTAAGACTCCATACTCCGAGTTTGAGCACAAATTCCAAGAAATTGGCCTGGAGAGAGGGTGGGGTGACACTGCTGAGCGCGTTCTTGAGATGATCCGACTTCTTTTGGATCTTCTTGAGGCACCAGACCCCTGCACTCTTGAGACCTTCCTTGGCAGAATCCCTATGGTCTTCAATGTTGTGATTATGTCTCCTCACGGATACTTTGCCCAAGACAATGTTCTGGGTTATCCTGATACTGGAGGCCAG GTGGTGTATATCTTGGATCAAGTTCGTGCTTTGGAGACTGAAATGCTTCAACGTATTAAGCAGCAAGGACTTGATATCACTCCCCGCATTCTCATT ATCACTCGACTTCTTCCTGATGCAGTTGGAACCACTTGCGGTCAGCGTTTAGAGAAAGTTTTTGGAACAGAGCATTCAGATATCCTTCGAATTCCATTTAGAACTGAAAAGGGAATCGTCCGTAAATGGATCTCACGATTTGAAGTCTGGCCCTATCTAGAGACTTACACTGAG GATGTTGCCACTGAAATTGGTAAGGAGTTTCAAGGCAAGCCTGATCTGATCATTGGAAATTACAGTGATGGAAACATTGTTGCCTCCTTGTTAGCACACAAACTTGGTGTTACAGAG TGTACCATTGCTCATGCTctagagaaaacaaaatacCCGGAATCAGATATCTACTGGAAGAAGTTAGATGACAAGTACCACTTTTCTTGCCAGTTTACAGCTGATCTTATAGCCATGAACCATACAGATTTTATTATCACCAGTACATTCCAAGAAATTGCTGGAAg CAAGGACACTGTTGGCCAATATGAGAGCCACACAGCTTTCACCCTTCCTGGTCTCTACCGTGTTGTTCATGGTATTGATGTCTTTGACCCCAAATTCAACATTGTCTCCCCAGGGGCTGATGAAAGCATATACTACCCATACACTGACACAAAGCGTAGGTTGACTTCTTTCCATCCAGAAATCGAGGAGCTTCTCTACAGCCCTGTTGAGAATGAAGAACACTT ATGTGTGCTAAAAGATCGCAGCAAGCCAATTATATTCACCATGGCAAGGATGGACAGAGTAAAGAATTTAACTGGCCTAGTAGAGTGGTATGGAAAGAATGCCAAACTTCGTGAATTGGCTAACCTTGTTGTAGTCGGTGGTGATAGAAGAAAGGAGTCTAAAGATCTGGAAGAGCAGGCTGAGATGAAGAAAATGCACGGTCTTATTGAGAAATACAATCTGAATGGTCAGTTCAGATGGATTTCTTCCCAGATGAACCGGGTGAGGAATGGTGAGCTCTACCGATGCATCTGTGACACTAAGGGAGTGTTCGTGCAACCTGCTTTGTATGAGGCTTTCGGGTTGACTGTTGTCGAGTCCATGAGCTGTGGTTTGCCAACTTTTGCTACCTGCAATGGTGGCCCTGCTGAGATTATTGTGCACGGAAAATCCGGCTTCAACATTGATCCTTACCATGGTGATCAGGCTGCCGAGCTCCTTGTTGAATTCTTTGAGAAGTGCAAGGCTGACCCCTGTGTGTGGGACGAGATCTCCAAGGGAGGCCTGCAACGTATCCAGGAGAA ATATACTTGGCAAATCTACTCTCAGCGGCTATTGACCCTCACTGGTGTATACGGATTTTGGAAACATGTATCTAAGCTTGACCGTCGCGAGAGCAGGCGTTACCTTGAGATGTTCTATGCCCTGAAGTACAAGAAATTG GCCGACTCCGTTCCTCTGACTGTTGAATAG